The window ACATCCCCCAGGTTCGTTTCGAAGAGCAGGTTGAAGACATTGGTGATAACCCAGTTACCGAATCTGTGTAGCATAGATATATTCTCCCTACTTCTAACACCTATCACCTCATCGTACGCATCTGCGACTACCAGCAGCTTCTCGATATCTCTAGGGTCGTAGCTGTAGTCTCCATCCATAACAACTACGTACGGTGTTTTAACGTACTTAATGCCGGTTCTAACAGCATCCGCCTTTCCCTTACCTTCCTGGTACAGTACTTCAACTCCCTTGCTCCTAGCTATCTCAGCAGTCCCATCCTTAGAGTACCCATCGACTACCAGAACGTTTCTATAGCCCTCTCTCCTGAGTTCATCTAGCACGTCACCTATAGCCTCCTTCTCATTGAGTGTTGGAACTATTACCGTTACAG is drawn from Candidatus Nezhaarchaeota archaeon and contains these coding sequences:
- a CDS encoding glycosyltransferase family 2 protein — its product is MAASKDSVTVIVPTLNEKEAIGDVLDELRREGYRNVLVVDGYSKDGTAEIARSKGVEVLYQEGKGKADAVRTGIKYVKTPYVVVMDGDYSYDPRDIEKLLVVADAYDEVIGVRSRENISMLHRFGNWVITNVFNLLFETNLGDV